One segment of Urocitellus parryii isolate mUroPar1 chromosome 5, mUroPar1.hap1, whole genome shotgun sequence DNA contains the following:
- the Dyrk2 gene encoding dual specificity tyrosine-phosphorylation-regulated kinase 2 isoform X2, giving the protein MNDHLHVSSHSHGQIQVQQLFEDNSNKRTVLTTQPNGLTTMGKTGLPVVPERQLESIHRRQGSSTSLKSMEGMGKVKATPMTPEQAMKQYMQKLTAFEHHEIFSYPEIYFLGPNAKKRQGMTGGPNNGGYDDDQGSYVQVPHDHVAYRYEVLKVIGKGSFGQVVKAYDHKVHQHVALKMVRNEKRFHRQAAEEIRILEHLRKQDKDNTMNVIHMLENFTFRNHICMTFELLSMNLYELIKKNKFQGFSLPLVRKFAHSILQCLDALHKNRIIHCDLKPENILLKQQGRSSIKVIDFGSSCYEHQRVYTYIQSRFYRAPEVILGARYGMPIDMWSLGCILAELLTGYPLLPGEDEGDQLACMIELLGMPSQKLLDASKRAKNFVSSKGYPRYCTVTTLSDGSVVLNGGRSRRGKLRGPPESREWGNALKGCDDPLFLDFLKQCLEWDPAVRMTPGQALRHPWLRRRLPKPPTGEKTSVKRISESTGAITSISKLPPPSSSASKLRTNLAQMTDANGNIQQRTVLPKLVS; this is encoded by the coding sequence ATGAATGATCACCTGCATGTTAGCAGCCACAGCCACGGACAGATTCAGGTTCAGCAGCTGTTTGAGGATAACAGTAACAAGCGGACAGTGCTCACAACACAACCAAATGGGCTTACAACAATGGGCAAAACCGGCTTGCCAGTGGTGCCTGAGCGGCAGCTGGAGAGCATTCACAGACGGCAGGGGAGCTCCACCTCTCTGAAGTCTATGGAAGGCATGGGGAAAGTAAAAGCCACGCCCATGACTCCTGAACAAGCAATGAAGcaatacatgcaaaaattaacAGCCTTTGAACACCATGAGATTTTTAGCTACCCTGAAATATACTTCTTGGGTCCAAATGCAAAGAAGCGCCAGGGTATGACAGGTGGACCCAACAATGGTGGCTATGATGATGACCAGGGATCATATGTGCAGGTGCCCCACGATCATGTGGCTTACAGGTACGAGGTCCTCAAGGTCATTGGAAAGGGGAGCTTTGGTCAAGTGGTCAAGGCCTATGATCACAAAGTCCACCAGCATGTGGCCCTGAAGATGGTGCGGAATGAGAAGCGCTTTCACCGACAGGCCGCAGAGGAGATCCGAATCCTGGAACACCTGCGGAAACAGGACAAGGATAATACCATGAACGTCATACACATGTTGGAGAATTTTACCTTCCGCAACCACATCTGCATGACATTTGAACTGCTGAGTATGAACCTCTATGAGCTCATCAAGAAGAATAAATTCCAGGGCTTTAGCCTGCCTTTGGTCCGCAAATTTGCCCACTCGATTCTGCAGTGCTTGGATGCTTTGcacaaaaacagaataattcACTGTGACCTTAAGCCCGAGAATATTTTGTTAAAGCAGCAGGGTAGAAGCAGTATTAAAGTGATTGATTTCGGCTCCAGTTGTTATGAGCATCAGCGTGTCTACACATATATCCAGTCACGTTTTTACCGGGCTCCAGAAGTGATACTTGGGGCCAGGTACGGCATGCCCATTGATATGTGGAGCCTGGGCTGCATTTTAGCAGAGCTCCTGACAGGTTACCCCCTCCTGCCTGGGGAGGATGAAGGGGACCAACTGGCCTGTATGATTGAACTGTTGGGCATGCCTTCCCAGAAACTGTTGGATGCATCCAAACGAGCCAAAAATTTTGTGAGCTCCAAGGGTTATCCCCGTTACTGCACTGTCACGACTCTTTCAGATGGTTCTGTGGTCCTCAATGGAGGCCGTTCCCGGAGAGGGAAACTGAGGGGCCCACCGGAGAGCCGAGAGTGGGGAAATGCACTGAAGGGATGTGATGATCCCCTTTTCCTTGACTTCTTAAAACAGTGTTTAGAATGGGATCCTGCAGTTCGCATGACCCCAGGCCAGGCTTTACGGCACCCCTGGCTAAGGAGGCGGTTGCCAAAGCCTCCCACTGGGGAGAAGACTTCAGTGAAAAGGATAAGCGAGAGCACTGGTGCTATCACATCCATTTCCAAGTTACCTCCACCTTCCAGCTCAGCTTCTAAACTGAGGACTAATTTGGCACAAATGACAGATGCCAATGGGAATATTCAGCAGAGGACAGTGTTGCCAAAACTCGTTAGCTGA